In Anaerolineales bacterium, the following proteins share a genomic window:
- a CDS encoding CPBP family intramembrane metalloprotease: MKVNPFLNPERQLRNGWWILIFFLVLVLLLFPTLQTAQQNNKEVSIGWQAVIVILASITCQLLRRRPMAELFGKFDVHWLKELYVGGLIGLALMLIPALILGIFGWVHWQWNPEGLSTLSSSLLLFAEVALAEELLFRGFVFQRLIAGLGQWSAQLIIAAFFLLTHLNNPGMIGAVKVMASMNIFLASIVFGLAFIQTKSLAMPLGLHFMANFVQGGILGFGVSGTEQSGLFIPAFGEVPVWLTGGQFGLEASLPGLFCVAITLLLLYTRKQAN; encoded by the coding sequence ATGAAGGTCAATCCATTTCTTAACCCTGAACGACAACTTCGTAATGGCTGGTGGATTCTGATCTTTTTTCTTGTGCTTGTCTTGCTGCTCTTCCCAACTCTGCAAACAGCACAACAGAACAACAAAGAGGTGTCCATAGGCTGGCAAGCCGTAATCGTTATCCTGGCATCGATTACCTGTCAACTATTACGACGAAGGCCAATGGCTGAATTATTTGGAAAATTCGATGTTCATTGGCTCAAGGAGTTATATGTTGGCGGCTTGATCGGCTTGGCGCTCATGCTAATCCCTGCGCTTATTTTGGGAATCTTTGGCTGGGTTCACTGGCAATGGAATCCTGAGGGTCTCTCAACCTTATCGTCAAGCTTATTGCTCTTTGCGGAAGTTGCCCTGGCAGAAGAATTGTTGTTCCGTGGATTTGTCTTTCAACGCCTAATCGCTGGGCTAGGTCAATGGTCAGCTCAACTGATCATTGCTGCCTTTTTCCTGCTGACCCATTTGAACAATCCAGGCATGATTGGCGCTGTCAAAGTGATGGCGAGCATGAACATTTTCCTCGCATCGATCGTATTCGGTCTGGCATTTATCCAGACAAAAAGCCTGGCGATGCCTCTTGGGCTGCATTTTATGGCGAACTTTGTCCAGGGCGGTATCCTTGGCTTTGGTGTGAGCGGCACAGAGCAATCAGGTTTATTTATCCCTGCTTTTGGAGAAGTCCCAGTATGGCTGACAGGTGGTCAA